The following coding sequences are from one Streptomyces sp. NBC_01232 window:
- a CDS encoding enoyl-CoA hydratase/isomerase family protein → MALLDKDGVRLTVDDTVATVTLTNPAKRNAQSPALWRALAEAGRLLPGTVRVVVLRGEGKSFSAGLDRQAFTPEGFEGEPSFLDLARGSDELLDSTIAEYQEAFTWWRRNDIISVAAVQGHAIGAGFQLALACDLRVVADDVQFAMRETSLGLVPDLAGTQPLTSLVGYARALEICATGRFVHAEEAERVGLANLVVPADELDAAVQDLTTALVAPPRDAVIETKALLRAAQSRPYDDQRAAERAAQARRLRDLAGLSD, encoded by the coding sequence ATGGCTCTGCTCGACAAGGACGGCGTACGACTCACCGTCGACGACACGGTCGCCACGGTGACACTGACCAATCCGGCCAAGCGAAATGCCCAATCCCCCGCGCTCTGGCGGGCTTTGGCCGAGGCCGGGAGGTTGTTGCCGGGCACCGTCCGGGTCGTCGTGCTGCGCGGTGAGGGCAAGTCCTTCTCCGCCGGGCTCGACCGGCAGGCGTTCACCCCCGAAGGTTTCGAGGGCGAGCCGTCCTTCCTCGATCTGGCACGCGGTTCGGACGAACTGCTCGATTCCACGATCGCCGAGTACCAGGAGGCATTCACCTGGTGGAGGCGTAACGACATCATCTCCGTCGCCGCCGTGCAGGGGCACGCGATCGGCGCCGGCTTCCAGCTCGCGCTCGCGTGCGACCTGCGCGTGGTCGCGGACGACGTGCAGTTCGCCATGCGCGAGACCAGCCTGGGTCTGGTCCCCGACCTGGCCGGTACCCAGCCCCTGACCTCCCTGGTCGGCTACGCCCGCGCCCTGGAGATCTGCGCGACGGGCCGCTTCGTGCACGCCGAGGAGGCGGAGCGGGTCGGCCTCGCCAACCTCGTGGTCCCGGCCGACGAGCTCGACGCAGCCGTCCAGGACCTCACCACGGCCCTGGTGGCCCCGCCGCGCGACGCCGTGATCGAGACGAAGGCGCTGCTGCGCGCCGCACAGTCGCGCCCCTACGACGACCAGCGCGCCGCCGAGCGTGCGGCCCAGGCCCGCCGCCTGCGGGACCTGGCGGGCCTGTCCGACTGA
- a CDS encoding helix-turn-helix domain-containing protein — translation MAETLKKGSRVTGAARDKLAADLKKKYDSGASIRALAEETGRSYGFVHRMLSESGVSLRGRGGATRGKKAATA, via the coding sequence GTGGCCGAGACTCTGAAGAAGGGCAGCCGGGTAACCGGCGCCGCGCGCGACAAGCTCGCGGCAGACCTGAAGAAGAAGTACGACTCCGGTGCGAGTATCCGGGCGCTGGCCGAAGAGACCGGCCGGTCCTACGGATTCGTCCACCGGATGCTCAGTGAGTCCGGGGTATCGCTACGTGGTCGCGGTGGCGCGACACGCGGCAAGAAGGCGGCAACGGCCTGA
- a CDS encoding ABC-F family ATP-binding cassette domain-containing protein, with product MITATGIELRAGARILIESASFRVAKGDRIGLVGRNGAGKTTLTKCLAGEGQPAGGLITRSGEVGYLPQDPRTGDLDVLARDRILSARGLDVLIKKMRANEERIATGSGGTRDKAMKQYERQETEFLTKGGYAAEAEAATISAALGLPDRVLGQPLHTLSGGQRRRVELARILFSDADTLLLDEPTNHLDADSIVWLRDYLKTYRGGFIVISHDVDLVETVVNKVFYLDANRSQIDVYNMGWKLYQQQREADEKRRKRERQNAEKKAAALNSQADKMRAKATKTVAAQNMAKRADRLLAGLDAVRVSDKVAKLRFPDPAPCGKTPLTAEGLSKSYGSLEIFTDVDLAIDKGSRVVILGLNGAGKTTLLRLLSGTEKPDTGTVVPGHGLKLGYYAQEHETLDPERTVLENMRSSAPDLDLVAVRKTLGSFLFSGDDVDKPAGVLSGGEKTRLALATLVVSSANVLLLDEPTNNLDPASREEILGALRTYKGAVILVTHDEGAVEALEPERIILLPDGVEDLWGPDYRDLVALA from the coding sequence GTGATCACCGCCACCGGCATCGAGCTGCGCGCCGGCGCCCGCATCCTCATCGAGTCCGCCTCCTTCCGCGTCGCCAAGGGCGACCGCATCGGCCTGGTCGGCCGCAACGGAGCGGGCAAGACCACGCTCACCAAGTGCCTCGCGGGCGAGGGCCAGCCCGCCGGCGGCTTGATCACCCGCTCGGGCGAGGTCGGCTACCTCCCGCAGGACCCGCGCACCGGCGACCTCGACGTGCTGGCCCGCGACCGGATCCTGTCCGCGCGCGGCCTCGACGTGCTGATCAAGAAGATGCGTGCCAACGAGGAGCGCATCGCGACCGGCAGCGGGGGCACCCGTGACAAGGCGATGAAGCAGTACGAGCGCCAGGAGACGGAGTTCCTGACCAAGGGCGGGTACGCCGCCGAGGCGGAGGCCGCGACCATCTCGGCCGCCCTCGGCCTGCCCGACCGCGTGCTCGGCCAGCCCCTGCACACCCTCTCCGGCGGCCAGCGCCGCCGCGTCGAGCTGGCCCGGATCCTCTTCTCGGACGCCGACACCCTGCTCCTCGACGAGCCGACCAACCACCTCGACGCCGACTCGATCGTCTGGCTGCGCGACTACCTGAAGACCTACCGCGGCGGCTTCATCGTCATCTCCCACGACGTCGACCTGGTCGAGACGGTCGTCAACAAGGTCTTCTACCTGGACGCCAACCGCTCCCAGATCGACGTCTACAACATGGGCTGGAAGCTCTACCAGCAGCAGCGCGAGGCCGACGAGAAGCGCCGCAAGCGCGAGCGCCAGAACGCCGAGAAGAAGGCCGCGGCCCTGAACTCGCAGGCCGACAAGATGCGCGCCAAGGCCACCAAGACGGTCGCCGCGCAGAACATGGCCAAGCGCGCCGACCGGCTGCTGGCCGGCCTGGACGCCGTCCGCGTGTCCGACAAGGTCGCCAAGCTCCGCTTCCCGGACCCGGCGCCGTGCGGCAAGACCCCGCTGACCGCGGAGGGCCTGTCGAAGTCCTACGGCTCGCTGGAGATCTTCACCGACGTCGACCTGGCCATCGACAAGGGCTCCCGCGTCGTCATCCTCGGCCTCAACGGCGCCGGCAAGACCACCCTGCTCCGCCTGCTCTCGGGCACCGAGAAGCCGGACACCGGCACGGTCGTCCCCGGCCACGGCCTCAAGCTCGGCTACTACGCCCAGGAGCACGAGACCCTGGACCCGGAGCGCACGGTCCTGGAGAACATGCGTTCCTCCGCGCCCGACCTGGACCTGGTCGCCGTACGCAAGACGCTCGGCTCCTTCCTCTTCTCCGGGGACGACGTGGACAAGCCCGCCGGGGTGCTCTCCGGCGGTGAGAAGACCCGTCTGGCCCTGGCCACGCTGGTCGTCTCCTCGGCGAACGTGCTGCTCCTCGACGAGCCCACGAACAACCTCGACCCGGCCAGCCGCGAGGAGATCCTGGGCGCGCTGCGCACGTACAAGGGTGCGGTCATCCTCGTCACGCACGACGAGGGCGCCGTCGAGGCGCTGGAACCGGAGCGGATCATCCTGCTCCCGGACGGCGTCGAGGACCTGTGGGGACCGGACTACCGGGACCTGGTGGCCCTCGCCTGA
- the ypfJ gene encoding KPN_02809 family neutral zinc metallopeptidase has product MQFDDDARLDGSGVEDRRGGSRIPGGKATVGGGIVGLIALIMGLLFGVGPDQLGLAPTEEPVPTASTAERMQQACASGKDANTREDCRLEAVTRSTQDFWRQEFARRGGRYSPSTTVFFENRTNTGCGMATAAVGPFYCPADRKVYLDLDFFNDLRTKFGASGGPFAQAYVIAHEYGHHIQNLTGTLQRAQDGRQGPNSNAVKVELQADCYAGVWAHNATNVADASTGRPLIKLLTEDDIRDGLDAAAAVGDDRIQEKFQGRVTPESWTHGSAEQRQQWFYQGYRTGDMAQCNTFR; this is encoded by the coding sequence ATGCAGTTCGACGACGACGCCAGACTCGACGGCTCCGGAGTCGAGGACAGGCGCGGCGGCAGCCGCATCCCGGGAGGGAAGGCCACCGTCGGCGGCGGCATCGTCGGGCTCATCGCGCTGATCATGGGGCTCCTGTTCGGGGTGGGTCCGGACCAGCTGGGGCTGGCCCCCACCGAGGAGCCGGTGCCGACGGCCTCGACCGCCGAGCGGATGCAGCAGGCCTGCGCCTCGGGCAAGGACGCGAACACGCGGGAGGACTGCCGGCTGGAAGCGGTCACCCGGAGCACCCAGGACTTCTGGAGGCAGGAGTTCGCCAGGCGCGGCGGCCGGTACAGCCCGTCGACGACGGTGTTCTTCGAGAACCGGACGAACACCGGGTGCGGGATGGCCACCGCGGCGGTGGGCCCCTTCTACTGCCCCGCGGACCGGAAGGTCTATCTGGACCTCGACTTCTTCAACGACCTGCGGACGAAGTTCGGCGCGAGCGGCGGCCCCTTCGCACAGGCGTACGTGATCGCCCACGAGTACGGGCACCACATCCAGAACCTGACCGGAACGCTCCAGCGGGCCCAGGACGGCCGGCAGGGCCCGAACAGCAACGCGGTCAAGGTCGAGCTCCAGGCCGACTGTTACGCCGGGGTGTGGGCGCACAACGCGACGAACGTCGCGGACGCCTCCACCGGGCGGCCGCTGATCAAGCTCCTGACCGAGGACGACATCAGGGACGGGCTGGACGCGGCGGCGGCGGTCGGCGACGACCGGATCCAGGAGAAGTTCCAGGGCCGGGTGACCCCGGAGTCCTGGACGCACGGCTCGGCCGAGCAGCGCCAGCAGTGGTTCTACCAGGGCTACCGCACGGGCGACATGGCCCAGTGCAACACCTTCCGCTGA
- a CDS encoding VOC family protein translates to MAGVPSICPTLVYRDAKAAIRLLTEAFGFSQIAVYEGEDGSVTHAELAYGNGVVMLGSSGTGGVFDKAMEGAGPSGVYVVVDDVDAHHRRAVEHGAEIVMEPTDQDYGSRDYMARDAEGNVWSFGTYAPQV, encoded by the coding sequence ATGGCAGGCGTTCCGTCCATCTGTCCCACCCTGGTCTACCGCGACGCGAAGGCGGCCATCCGGCTGCTGACCGAGGCCTTCGGATTCAGCCAGATCGCCGTCTACGAGGGTGAGGACGGGTCGGTGACGCACGCCGAGCTGGCATACGGCAACGGCGTGGTGATGCTGGGCAGCTCGGGCACCGGCGGGGTCTTCGACAAGGCCATGGAGGGCGCCGGCCCCTCGGGGGTCTATGTCGTCGTCGACGACGTGGACGCCCACCACCGTCGGGCCGTCGAGCACGGCGCGGAGATCGTGATGGAGCCCACCGACCAGGACTACGGCTCGCGCGACTACATGGCCCGGGACGCCGAGGGCAACGTCTGGAGCTTCGGGACGTACGCGCCGCAGGTCTGA
- a CDS encoding alpha/beta hydrolase family protein gives MRTATATAAAVTTTLLVAGAAAVAVGRHAADAALRPEPGRPLPGGPKLSVHSAAADRITLTRSLASLRPGTYGLVAPGVHAVVGPVLPDADPGPDAVVRRLVSVTHGTLGPGTRVSLTPQVYVGNPGTALGLEHADVDVPGELGALPAWFVPAVRDTWVITVHGLGSSREHPMVVMPFLHRHQLPVLDLGYRGDLGAPASPDGLGHLGESEWRDLDAAIRYAVRYGARRVVLHGWSTGATMALHAAERSALSHVISGLVLDSPVLDWHATLRGLAAARGTPSVLLPLAVRAAEGRAGLRVDRRPAGADPGALRVPVLIFHGPDDALAPWEPSRRLAAARPDLVTLHAVDGAGHGAMWNADPAGYEEALRRFLTPLM, from the coding sequence GTGCGAACCGCGACAGCAACGGCTGCGGCCGTCACCACGACCCTCCTGGTTGCCGGCGCGGCCGCCGTCGCCGTCGGCAGGCACGCCGCCGACGCGGCCCTGCGGCCCGAACCCGGACGTCCGCTCCCCGGCGGGCCGAAGCTCAGCGTCCACTCGGCCGCCGCCGACCGCATCACCCTCACCCGCTCGCTCGCCTCCCTGCGCCCCGGCACCTACGGCCTGGTCGCACCCGGCGTGCACGCCGTCGTCGGACCCGTGCTCCCCGACGCCGACCCCGGCCCGGACGCCGTCGTGCGGCGGCTCGTCTCCGTCACCCACGGCACCCTCGGCCCCGGCACGCGGGTCTCCCTCACCCCCCAGGTGTACGTCGGCAACCCGGGCACCGCCCTCGGGCTCGAGCACGCCGACGTGGACGTCCCCGGGGAGCTCGGCGCCCTGCCCGCCTGGTTCGTGCCCGCGGTCCGGGACACCTGGGTGATCACCGTGCACGGCCTCGGCAGCAGCCGCGAGCACCCGATGGTCGTCATGCCCTTCCTGCACCGCCACCAGCTGCCCGTCCTGGACCTCGGCTACCGGGGCGACCTCGGCGCCCCCGCCTCCCCGGACGGCCTCGGTCACCTCGGGGAATCGGAATGGCGGGATCTGGACGCCGCCATCCGCTACGCCGTGCGGTACGGAGCCCGCCGCGTGGTCCTGCACGGCTGGTCCACCGGCGCCACCATGGCGCTGCACGCCGCCGAGCGCTCGGCGCTGTCCCATGTGATCTCAGGACTGGTGCTGGACTCGCCGGTGCTCGACTGGCACGCCACCCTGCGCGGACTCGCGGCCGCGCGCGGCACTCCGTCCGTGCTGCTTCCGCTGGCGGTGCGGGCCGCAGAGGGCCGCGCGGGCCTGCGCGTCGACCGCCGGCCGGCGGGCGCGGACCCCGGCGCGCTGCGCGTCCCCGTACTGATCTTCCACGGCCCGGACGACGCGCTCGCCCCCTGGGAGCCCTCCCGGCGGCTCGCCGCCGCCCGCCCCGACCTCGTCACCCTGCACGCCGTGGACGGGGCCGGCCACGGCGCGATGTGGAACGCCGACCCGGCCGGCTACGAGGAGGCCCTGCGCCGCTTCCTCACCCCCCTCATGTGA
- a CDS encoding inorganic phosphate transporter: MEHITLLLGIVIITALVFDFTNGFHDTANAMATTISTGALKPKTAVAMSAVLNLVGAFMSVEVAKTISKGLVNEDGIQPEVIFAALVGAILWNLVTWLVGLPSSSSHALMGGLIGAAVASAGLGAVNGSVIVTKVLIPAIAAPLVAGIAAYLAAKVTYRMGNKVGEKTSAKGYRAGQIASAGLVSLAHGTNDAQKTMGIITLALIAGGAIAPDANPPVWVIVSAGLAIAMGTYLGGWRIIRTMGSGLTDLQPQQGFAAQTSAASVILASSNLGFSLSTTHSCSGAVMGAGLGRKGGVVRWSTATRMFVAWGLTLPAAALVSAGAELVMRIGDVGIAAVTLFLIGSCLAIWLISRRQVVDHNNVNEVEPAHAEEPGVVTTAIAAVTVPPTVAAAGIGTPLAGTTAAVTDEDLKATIPAATQTPAAPAAAV, encoded by the coding sequence ATGGAGCACATAACGCTTCTCCTCGGGATCGTGATCATTACCGCTCTCGTGTTCGACTTCACGAACGGTTTCCACGACACGGCCAACGCGATGGCCACCACCATCTCGACCGGCGCCCTCAAGCCCAAGACGGCGGTGGCCATGTCCGCCGTGCTCAACCTCGTCGGCGCGTTCATGTCCGTGGAGGTCGCCAAGACGATCTCCAAGGGACTGGTCAACGAGGACGGCATCCAGCCAGAGGTGATCTTCGCCGCCCTGGTCGGAGCGATCCTCTGGAACCTCGTCACCTGGCTGGTCGGGCTCCCCTCCAGCTCCTCGCACGCCCTGATGGGCGGCCTGATCGGTGCCGCGGTCGCCTCCGCCGGCCTCGGCGCGGTCAACGGCAGCGTCATCGTCACCAAGGTCCTCATCCCCGCGATCGCCGCCCCCCTGGTGGCCGGCATCGCCGCGTACCTGGCCGCCAAGGTCACGTACCGGATGGGGAACAAGGTCGGCGAGAAGACCTCCGCCAAGGGGTACCGCGCCGGTCAGATCGCCTCGGCCGGTCTCGTCTCCCTCGCGCACGGCACCAACGACGCTCAGAAGACGATGGGCATCATCACCCTGGCCCTCATCGCCGGCGGCGCGATCGCGCCCGACGCGAACCCGCCGGTCTGGGTCATCGTCTCCGCCGGACTCGCCATCGCGATGGGCACCTACCTGGGCGGCTGGCGCATCATCCGCACCATGGGCAGTGGCCTGACCGACCTGCAGCCGCAGCAGGGCTTCGCCGCCCAGACCTCGGCCGCGTCCGTCATCCTCGCCTCCTCCAACCTGGGCTTCTCGCTCTCCACCACCCACTCGTGCTCCGGTGCGGTCATGGGTGCGGGCCTGGGCCGCAAGGGCGGTGTGGTCCGCTGGTCCACCGCGACCCGCATGTTCGTCGCCTGGGGCCTGACCCTGCCGGCCGCCGCGCTGGTCTCGGCCGGTGCCGAACTGGTCATGCGCATCGGTGACGTCGGCATCGCCGCGGTCACGCTCTTCCTGATCGGCTCCTGCCTGGCCATCTGGCTCATCTCGCGCCGCCAGGTCGTCGACCACAACAACGTCAACGAGGTGGAGCCGGCCCACGCCGAGGAGCCGGGTGTCGTCACCACGGCGATCGCCGCGGTCACCGTCCCGCCGACCGTCGCCGCAGCCGGCATCGGCACCCCCCTCGCCGGTACGACCGCCGCGGTCACGGACGAGGACCTGAAGGCCACCATCCCGGCCGCGACGCAGACCCCGGCGGCTCCGGCCGCCGCGGTCTGA
- a CDS encoding cobalamin biosynthesis protein produces the protein MRADRVFAYGATAGLIGDRILGDPRRGHPVAAFGKAAAAVERSLWRDDRSRGLLHTLVCAGGAAAVGALGARAVRSRPAAARIALTAAATWAVVGGTSLGREARAIGGALAAGDIEVARERLPHLCGRDPQALDGQQMARAVVESVAENTSDAVVGALVWGAVAGVPGLLAFRAVNTLDAMVGHKSPRYLRYGWASARLDDLAGWPGARLTAVAAVLAGPDRRGAVRAWRADAAAHPSPNAGPVEASFAGALGVRLGGTLAYGGRVEHRAVLNGGAGRPVEVADIERAVRLSRQVSWLALGACVAVRLLVSRTTKKGRRA, from the coding sequence ATGCGTGCCGATCGCGTTTTCGCGTACGGCGCCACGGCGGGCCTGATCGGCGACCGGATCCTCGGTGATCCGCGCCGAGGGCACCCCGTGGCCGCCTTCGGAAAGGCCGCCGCCGCCGTCGAGCGCTCCCTGTGGCGCGACGACCGCTCCCGGGGCCTCCTGCACACCCTGGTGTGCGCCGGGGGCGCGGCCGCCGTCGGGGCGCTGGGCGCCCGCGCCGTGCGCTCCCGGCCCGCGGCCGCCCGTATCGCCCTGACCGCCGCCGCCACCTGGGCCGTCGTGGGAGGCACCTCGCTGGGCCGGGAGGCCCGCGCCATCGGCGGGGCGCTCGCCGCCGGGGACATCGAGGTGGCCCGGGAGCGGCTGCCCCACCTGTGCGGGCGCGACCCGCAGGCCCTGGACGGGCAGCAGATGGCCCGCGCCGTCGTGGAGTCCGTCGCCGAGAACACCTCCGACGCGGTGGTCGGGGCCCTGGTGTGGGGCGCCGTCGCCGGAGTCCCCGGCCTGCTGGCCTTCCGCGCCGTGAACACCCTGGACGCGATGGTCGGCCACAAGTCCCCCCGCTACCTGCGCTACGGCTGGGCCTCCGCCCGGCTCGACGACCTGGCGGGCTGGCCGGGGGCCCGGCTGACGGCGGTCGCCGCCGTACTGGCCGGCCCCGACCGGCGGGGCGCCGTACGAGCCTGGCGCGCGGACGCCGCCGCCCATCCGAGCCCCAACGCCGGACCCGTCGAGGCCTCCTTCGCCGGGGCGCTGGGCGTCAGACTGGGCGGGACCCTCGCGTACGGCGGCCGGGTCGAGCACCGGGCGGTATTGAACGGCGGGGCGGGGCGGCCGGTGGAGGTCGCGGACATCGAGCGGGCGGTACGGCTGTCGCGGCAGGTGAGCTGGCTGGCGCTGGGTGCCTGTGTGGCCGTCCGGCTGCTGGTCTCCCGTACGACGAAGAAGGGGCGGCGCGCATGA
- a CDS encoding cobyric acid synthase encodes MSGAKRGGGLLVAGTTSDAGKSVVTAGICRWLARQGVKVAPFKAQNMSLNSFVTLEGAEIGRAQAMQAQAARVEPTALMNPVLLKPGSDRSSQVVLLGKPVGEMSARGYHGGRQEQLLGIVTDCLEQLRGTYDAVICEGAGSPAEINLRRTDIVNMGIARAARFPVVVVGDIDRGGVFASFFGTTALLSAEDQSLIAGYMVNKFRGDVSLLEPGMEMLRGLTGRATYGVLPFQHGLGIDEEDGLRVSLRGAVRESVVAPPVGEDVLRVAVCAVPLMSNFTDVDALAAEPGVVVRFVDRAEELADADLVVVPGTRGTVKALQWLRERGLADALLRRAAEGRPVLGICGGFQVLGERISDEVESRAGEVDGLGLLPVRIRFEREKTLARPSGTALGEEVSGYEIHHGVAEVLGGEPFLDGCRVGPVWGTHWHGSLESDGFRRAFLREVAAAAGRRFVPAPDTSFSALREEQLDLLGDLIEEHADTHALLKLIEGGSPAGLPFIPPGAP; translated from the coding sequence ATGAGCGGCGCGAAGCGCGGCGGGGGTCTGCTGGTCGCGGGCACCACATCGGACGCGGGGAAGAGCGTGGTCACGGCGGGGATCTGCCGCTGGCTGGCCCGGCAGGGCGTGAAGGTGGCGCCGTTCAAGGCGCAGAACATGTCGCTGAACTCCTTCGTGACCCTGGAGGGCGCCGAGATCGGGCGCGCCCAGGCGATGCAGGCCCAGGCGGCCCGCGTGGAGCCGACCGCGCTGATGAACCCGGTGCTGCTCAAGCCCGGCAGCGACCGCAGCAGCCAGGTGGTGCTGCTGGGCAAGCCGGTGGGCGAGATGAGCGCCCGCGGCTACCACGGCGGGCGCCAGGAGCAGTTGCTCGGCATCGTCACGGACTGCCTGGAGCAGCTGCGGGGCACGTATGACGCCGTGATCTGCGAGGGGGCGGGGAGTCCGGCCGAGATCAACCTGCGCCGGACCGACATCGTGAACATGGGCATCGCGCGGGCCGCGCGGTTCCCGGTGGTGGTGGTCGGCGACATCGACCGCGGCGGGGTCTTCGCGTCCTTCTTCGGTACGACGGCGCTGCTGTCGGCCGAGGACCAGTCGCTGATCGCCGGGTACATGGTCAACAAGTTCCGCGGTGACGTGTCGCTGCTGGAGCCGGGCATGGAGATGCTGCGCGGCCTGACGGGCCGGGCCACGTACGGGGTACTGCCGTTCCAGCACGGGCTGGGCATCGACGAGGAGGACGGCCTGCGGGTCTCCCTGCGCGGGGCGGTACGGGAGTCCGTGGTCGCGCCGCCGGTGGGCGAGGACGTGCTGCGGGTCGCCGTGTGCGCGGTTCCGCTGATGTCGAACTTCACGGACGTCGACGCGCTCGCGGCGGAACCGGGCGTCGTGGTGCGGTTCGTGGACCGGGCCGAGGAGCTGGCCGACGCGGACCTGGTCGTCGTACCCGGCACCCGGGGCACCGTCAAGGCCCTGCAGTGGCTGCGGGAACGCGGGCTCGCGGACGCACTGCTGCGCCGGGCCGCCGAGGGGCGGCCGGTCCTGGGCATCTGCGGCGGGTTCCAGGTGCTCGGCGAACGGATCTCCGACGAGGTCGAATCGCGGGCGGGCGAGGTCGACGGCCTCGGACTCCTCCCCGTACGGATCCGGTTCGAGCGGGAGAAGACCCTGGCACGGCCCTCGGGGACGGCGCTCGGCGAGGAGGTGTCCGGCTACGAGATCCACCACGGCGTGGCCGAAGTGCTCGGCGGCGAGCCCTTCCTGGACGGCTGCCGGGTCGGCCCGGTGTGGGGCACCCACTGGCACGGCTCACTGGAGTCGGACGGCTTCCGCCGGGCGTTCCTGCGGGAGGTGGCCGCGGCGGCGGGCCGGCGCTTCGTCCCGGCGCCGGACACGTCGTTCTCCGCCCTGCGGGAGGAACAGCTGGACCTGCTGGGCGACCTGATCGAGGAACACGCGGACACGCATGCGCTGCTGAAGCTGATCGAGGGTGGATCCCCTGCGGGCCTGCCCTTCATCCCTCCGGGCGCACCATGA